A window of the Paenibacillus woosongensis genome harbors these coding sequences:
- a CDS encoding WecB/TagA/CpsF family glycosyltransferase: protein MQETVQYLTGAISARKPHQVITANPIMVMAALENPSYKQMMQQADLIVPDGSGVVWASRVGGDPVAERVAGFDLLHELMKEGERHRWRVYLLGAGPEVVQEAANRLKMQYPGTEIVGYRDGYFGPEQDDEVIEGIRRTSPDLLFVARGADTQEPWIARHKQRLAVPVMMGVGGSFDVISGRTKRAPKVFQKLRLEWLYRLIKEPTRFRRMLALPKFAVRVLRERGNLTKSR from the coding sequence ATGCAGGAGACCGTTCAATATTTGACCGGCGCGATATCCGCCCGCAAACCGCATCAAGTGATTACCGCAAACCCGATCATGGTGATGGCCGCTCTGGAGAACCCCTCCTATAAGCAAATGATGCAGCAAGCGGATCTGATTGTGCCCGACGGCTCGGGTGTGGTGTGGGCGTCGCGTGTCGGCGGCGATCCGGTCGCGGAACGGGTGGCGGGTTTTGACCTTCTGCATGAGCTGATGAAGGAAGGAGAGCGCCATCGCTGGAGGGTTTATTTGCTAGGGGCGGGCCCGGAAGTCGTGCAAGAGGCGGCAAACCGGCTCAAAATGCAATATCCGGGAACGGAAATTGTAGGGTATCGGGACGGATATTTCGGCCCGGAGCAGGATGATGAGGTTATAGAGGGAATTCGCAGAACCAGCCCGGATCTCCTGTTTGTTGCTCGCGGGGCGGATACACAGGAGCCATGGATCGCTAGACACAAGCAGCGTCTTGCCGTGCCTGTCATGATGGGCGTGGGCGGCAGCTTCGATGTCATATCCGGCCGGACCAAACGCGCCCCAAAGGTGTTCCAGAAGCTTCGGCTTGAATGGTTATACCGCCTGATCAAGGAGCCAACCCGGTTCCGTAGAATGCTTGCGCTGCCGAAATTCGCAGTACGCGTGCTGCGTGAGAGAGGAAATCTTACGAAATCGCGGTAA
- a CDS encoding glycosyltransferase family 4 protein — MWLIYIIGFVVSLGLALGLTPLVKRFAVKTGTVDVPNARKVHTKVMPRLGGLGIYLAFIVVFFIVFPFIPEAFSVREANFVKAFLVGGTMILLLGALDDRFDLSAKLKFLVQIATACVVVFGFDIKLEFANIPFHSYSSVESWIAIPFTILWIVGVTNAINLIDGLDGLAAGVSAIAIGTIAVMAFLMGNDVVALLCLLLLGSIIGFLYFNFHPAKIFMGDSGALFLGFSLALLSLLGFKQIAIVSFLTPLILIGVPLSDTLFAIVRRWVQKKPIFSPDKGHLHHCLRELGFSHRQTVLIIYGIAAFFGVLAIIQSSAAMYNANWVTFVVICIMVFFLQIGAEVIGLIGKTKRPLLDFFARLRMKANAERGSK; from the coding sequence ATGTGGCTAATATACATCATCGGGTTTGTCGTGTCGCTCGGCCTGGCGCTGGGTTTGACGCCGCTCGTCAAGAGGTTTGCTGTTAAGACGGGCACGGTAGACGTCCCTAATGCGCGGAAGGTGCATACGAAAGTCATGCCGAGGTTGGGCGGACTGGGAATATATTTGGCATTTATCGTTGTTTTTTTTATCGTGTTCCCGTTTATTCCGGAAGCTTTCTCCGTGCGTGAAGCGAATTTCGTTAAAGCGTTTTTGGTTGGCGGGACGATGATTCTGCTGCTTGGCGCGCTGGACGATCGCTTCGATCTGTCTGCCAAACTGAAGTTTCTTGTGCAAATTGCTACGGCGTGTGTTGTCGTATTCGGTTTTGATATCAAGCTGGAATTCGCCAATATTCCTTTTCATTCGTATTCATCGGTGGAGAGCTGGATCGCTATCCCGTTCACCATTCTCTGGATCGTCGGCGTCACGAACGCCATTAATCTGATTGACGGCCTGGACGGCTTGGCGGCAGGGGTATCGGCGATTGCTATTGGCACGATTGCGGTCATGGCCTTCCTTATGGGGAATGATGTTGTGGCGCTGCTGTGCCTGCTGCTGCTTGGCAGCATTATCGGATTTCTGTATTTCAATTTTCACCCGGCCAAAATATTCATGGGTGATTCGGGTGCGCTCTTCTTGGGCTTTAGCCTGGCGCTGCTTTCGCTCCTCGGTTTTAAGCAGATTGCGATCGTATCGTTCTTGACGCCGCTCATCTTGATCGGCGTACCCTTATCCGATACGCTATTTGCCATCGTGCGCCGCTGGGTGCAGAAGAAGCCAATCTTTTCACCGGATAAAGGCCATTTGCATCATTGTCTTCGCGAGCTTGGATTTTCCCATCGTCAGACGGTGCTGATCATCTACGGTATCGCGGCGTTCTTCGGGGTGCTGGCCATTATTCAATCGTCGGCAGCGATGTACAATGCGAACTGGGTTACGTTCGTCGTCATCTGCATCATGGTCTTCTTCCTGCAAATCGGCGCCGAGGTCATCGGGCTGATCGGCAAGACCAAGCGTCCGCTGCTTGATTTTTTTGCCCGCCTGCGCATGAAGGCGAATGCGGAGCGCGGCTCGAAGTAA
- a CDS encoding alpha/beta-type small acid-soluble spore protein: protein MARSNRKLIPESHQVLHQWKYEIAAEFGLPVSSSGGALGSADTEFAGELGTGGTTTGYSSYWGHLTSRENGSVGGEITKRLIAHAQRNLVE, encoded by the coding sequence ATGGCGAGAAGCAATCGAAAGCTCATCCCGGAAAGCCATCAGGTATTGCACCAATGGAAATATGAGATCGCTGCGGAATTCGGGCTGCCGGTCAGCAGCTCCGGAGGGGCGCTTGGTTCAGCGGATACAGAATTTGCAGGGGAGCTTGGCACAGGCGGAACAACTACCGGTTATTCGAGCTATTGGGGTCATCTGACCTCCCGAGAGAATGGCTCTGTCGGCGGAGAAATCACAAAAAGACTGATCGCACATGCTCAAAGGAACTTAGTGGAATAA
- a CDS encoding S-layer homology domain-containing protein yields the protein MQRFKKSFVWLALMSLIIGLVPVGLTQTVEAATPPSYFIPDDLKLQSTNSLDLNSTDPVLGLSRQSVRVSSTENFLVDGTYNQVSADLEVTVQQLNSTSSGGWAPDSTRTITDRITDNGNNRFSVNLRLFSGYNKVTFSGSQGNNKRSDTFYILYDRVPTLVSANVLYPGGGSAPVSLNEDARAVVSNSRIIVRGNYENATKITLDIGDGNGGQQATLIDSQKEFFSSYIDLKPGLNTLTIAIENETSKVTVTRELYFFDENQPFVELGLQHSAYADPIDLLSQTIPTVAQAPDSAALTGQVLVPYKSVPFNGNNELIVEVNGTAPVSLTATASEDLIIPGPDGQTPTYRLVTFTTNGDFQFDGTGLQNIEVAITYGPSPADRYEASKRASFKYLPGQMIIKNMYLLEGYDGNTANYGMATKKPLNNSQVSSSEFYILVESDAPIGSTPALKGTYLPLSTRDVTLTYAAQPGGLTNQAVYKVSGFSSGTQQVRFYFDGSVDAYYNAYISYVSRSRIYVTDLLDGQTIQLDSSSSTGRVISLNGQYIGFGNDGTSTHNFYNQVFVNGVEQLPGNQGNWLNETSGTFKLDFNVDNNGPLYYGQNTIVLKGKTTGANPTGTTPTEITETIRFFIIDTNVSTIEKFIPVAAPVVSTDRPVFYENFGSNNLSKIFEQATDFTPTDEGFATGRTSYDLVLHGGGAERVELYSGSTLMFSFDIDTNQANNHHVGSTYGTNGLIYDFSGDQNNFIFRIRDIKFDKDISAAHIYNLDLINRTGSRTSQKLEVKREVSAFRILAPQPTVGNDIIVNRNFVRFDIEAEGATSVKIGKEQAMKRTDLPADATSRFVLDYVGLKKDGWTTIKIEIDRNGVKSSTDVRVYYASAVAIDSQFMAEKVSNKYSVFNKKLELSFPKGTVLQNAVVPKNTVVKFYPDNKLLFGIADPTDGVVERRNDYGNIIFDPLSGEDSGYRKIGKPDYEVSLFNMNANTFNFIRVSDIYWISGGIGELGNSPSMNGLPPYSSWYSYPSTDSHEPISFMGVDATRRLKPSQRGELTLAFDPNVVDAAGTAITVFRLTDSGVWENIGGEVDTKKGTITVPFDQFGYYKVMKLRSSYKDITNHGWAREVLNALYSKGIMMNNGLRSDSFGTDDTIKRGEFATLLVKGLNLPLNYDDNQTFFDVVPAAKTNTWSYAYIETAARAGIISGLGEGYFGVDEDLTREQAAIMIARALRLKLDANDTKLQSSLAKTFMDSSRIDVYARPAVQAVYKAKIMTGTPVTVPGQKKSSLNFNPKSPMTRAEAGKITVELLKKSTKIFPKNLS from the coding sequence ATGCAGCGCTTTAAAAAGTCATTCGTGTGGCTGGCCTTAATGTCTTTAATTATTGGACTTGTTCCAGTAGGCCTGACACAAACTGTGGAGGCGGCGACACCGCCATCCTACTTTATCCCAGATGACCTTAAGCTTCAAAGCACGAACTCGCTAGATTTGAACAGTACTGACCCGGTACTGGGATTAAGCAGACAAAGCGTCCGCGTTTCGTCTACCGAAAACTTTCTGGTAGATGGGACTTATAATCAGGTAAGCGCCGATCTGGAGGTAACGGTTCAACAACTGAACTCGACATCTTCCGGCGGTTGGGCTCCTGATAGCACACGGACCATCACGGACAGAATCACGGATAACGGGAATAACCGCTTCTCGGTTAACCTCCGCCTGTTCTCTGGCTACAACAAGGTTACATTCTCCGGGAGCCAGGGCAATAATAAACGTTCCGATACATTCTATATTTTATATGACCGGGTTCCAACTTTGGTGAGTGCCAATGTCTTGTACCCGGGTGGCGGCTCCGCTCCGGTCAGCTTGAATGAAGATGCAAGAGCAGTTGTCTCCAACAGCCGGATTATCGTTAGAGGTAACTATGAAAATGCCACCAAAATCACACTCGATATCGGCGATGGCAACGGAGGTCAACAAGCGACGCTGATCGATAGCCAAAAGGAGTTTTTCTCCAGCTATATAGATCTTAAACCAGGCTTGAATACGTTAACGATTGCTATCGAGAACGAGACGAGTAAAGTTACGGTGACTAGAGAGCTGTATTTCTTTGACGAGAATCAGCCTTTCGTAGAGCTCGGTCTGCAGCACTCGGCTTATGCAGACCCAATTGACCTATTGAGCCAAACGATTCCTACGGTTGCCCAAGCACCGGATAGCGCAGCTCTGACCGGTCAAGTGCTGGTTCCATATAAGTCTGTTCCGTTTAACGGGAACAATGAATTAATTGTGGAAGTTAACGGGACCGCCCCGGTTTCGTTGACGGCAACGGCATCGGAGGATTTGATCATTCCGGGCCCAGATGGGCAAACGCCAACTTATCGCTTGGTCACATTTACGACGAACGGTGATTTTCAGTTTGACGGTACCGGTCTGCAAAATATTGAAGTAGCGATTACTTACGGTCCTTCTCCGGCGGACAGATATGAAGCGAGCAAACGGGCTTCGTTTAAATATCTGCCAGGGCAAATGATCATTAAGAACATGTATTTGCTGGAAGGCTATGACGGCAATACTGCAAACTATGGCATGGCTACCAAGAAGCCGCTTAACAATTCCCAGGTAAGTTCTTCCGAGTTCTACATCCTGGTCGAAAGCGATGCGCCAATTGGAAGCACTCCGGCATTGAAGGGAACTTATCTTCCATTAAGCACGAGAGATGTCACTTTAACTTATGCAGCTCAACCCGGCGGATTGACGAACCAGGCTGTGTATAAGGTGTCAGGCTTCTCGAGCGGTACGCAGCAAGTACGCTTTTACTTTGACGGTTCTGTAGATGCTTACTACAACGCATATATTTCCTATGTTTCAAGAAGCAGAATTTACGTGACGGATTTGCTTGACGGCCAGACCATTCAGCTGGATTCAAGCTCGTCTACAGGGAGAGTCATTTCGTTAAACGGTCAATATATCGGCTTTGGAAATGACGGGACATCTACGCATAACTTCTATAACCAGGTCTTTGTGAACGGCGTGGAACAGCTGCCGGGCAACCAAGGGAACTGGCTGAATGAAACTTCGGGTACGTTTAAGCTTGATTTTAACGTGGATAATAATGGGCCGCTGTATTACGGTCAGAACACGATCGTGTTAAAAGGTAAAACGACGGGGGCGAACCCAACGGGAACTACCCCAACGGAAATTACTGAGACAATCCGCTTCTTTATTATCGATACTAACGTTTCTACGATAGAGAAGTTTATCCCTGTTGCCGCTCCGGTGGTCAGCACGGATCGTCCTGTATTCTATGAGAATTTTGGCAGCAATAATTTAAGCAAAATTTTTGAGCAGGCTACAGACTTTACGCCAACGGATGAAGGATTTGCCACGGGCAGAACGAGCTATGATCTAGTCCTTCATGGAGGCGGCGCTGAAAGAGTCGAGCTTTATAGCGGGTCGACGCTCATGTTCAGCTTTGATATTGATACGAATCAAGCTAACAATCACCATGTTGGTTCTACTTATGGCACCAACGGTTTGATTTACGACTTCTCCGGTGACCAGAACAACTTTATTTTCCGGATCCGGGACATCAAGTTTGACAAGGATATTTCAGCAGCGCATATTTACAACCTGGATTTGATCAACAGAACAGGCTCACGCACATCACAAAAGCTGGAAGTGAAACGCGAAGTATCTGCGTTCCGTATTCTGGCGCCTCAACCTACCGTCGGCAATGATATTATCGTGAACCGCAACTTCGTTCGCTTTGATATTGAAGCAGAGGGTGCGACGAGCGTGAAAATCGGCAAGGAACAGGCGATGAAGCGCACGGATCTGCCGGCTGATGCAACTAGCCGCTTTGTCCTGGATTATGTCGGCTTGAAGAAGGATGGCTGGACCACGATTAAAATTGAGATTGACCGTAACGGTGTTAAGTCCAGTACGGACGTTAGAGTTTACTATGCGAGCGCCGTTGCCATAGACTCGCAATTTATGGCAGAGAAAGTTAGCAATAAATACAGTGTCTTTAATAAGAAATTGGAACTGTCTTTCCCTAAAGGAACGGTGCTGCAGAATGCTGTAGTACCTAAGAATACGGTTGTGAAGTTCTATCCAGACAACAAGCTGTTGTTCGGGATTGCAGATCCGACGGACGGCGTTGTCGAGAGAAGAAACGACTATGGTAACATTATCTTTGATCCGCTTAGCGGGGAAGATAGCGGATATCGCAAAATCGGCAAGCCTGATTATGAAGTCAGCTTGTTCAACATGAATGCAAACACATTCAACTTTATCAGAGTGTCCGACATTTATTGGATCAGCGGCGGAATCGGCGAGCTTGGCAATTCTCCTTCCATGAACGGATTGCCTCCATATTCCTCGTGGTATTCGTATCCATCCACGGATAGCCATGAACCGATCAGCTTTATGGGAGTAGATGCAACCCGCAGATTAAAGCCGTCTCAACGCGGTGAATTGACGCTGGCGTTTGATCCTAACGTAGTTGATGCTGCTGGTACGGCTATTACAGTGTTCCGTTTGACGGACAGTGGTGTATGGGAGAATATCGGCGGTGAGGTGGATACGAAGAAAGGAACCATCACCGTTCCATTCGATCAATTTGGTTACTATAAAGTCATGAAGCTGAGAAGCAGCTATAAAGACATTACCAACCATGGCTGGGCACGTGAAGTGTTGAATGCCCTATACTCCAAAGGTATCATGATGAACAATGGATTGCGTTCCGATTCGTTTGGTACAGACGATACGATCAAACGCGGCGAATTCGCCACACTGTTGGTCAAGGGATTGAATCTGCCATTGAACTATGACGACAATCAAACGTTCTTTGACGTCGTTCCAGCGGCGAAGACCAATACGTGGTCCTATGCCTATATTGAAACGGCTGCTAGAGCGGGCATCATTTCTGGACTTGGCGAGGGTTATTTCGGAGTAGATGAAGACCTGACTAGAGAGCAGGCGGCAATTATGATCGCGAGAGCGTTGAGACTGAAGCTTGATGCTAACGACACTAAGCTGCAGTCCTCATTGGCGAAGACATTTATGGATTCGTCGCGAATCGATGTTTATGCCCGTCCAGCAGTGCAGGCTGTTTATAAAGCCAAGATTATGACGGGTACGCCGGTTACCGTTCCAGGACAGAAGAAGAGTTCGCTTAACTTCAATCCTAAGAGCCCGATGACCCGCGCAGAAGCAGGGAAGATTACGGTAGAGCTTCTTAAGAAGAGTACGAAGATTTTCCCTAAAAACTTAAGCTAG
- a CDS encoding S-layer homology domain-containing protein, whose translation MSNTSYSFKENSHMKDIQGGEKKVMKKILSVALSTAMAFSMFASVAFGADAKLTPQQQFDALKAAGIVTGYPDGTAGLDKTITRAELATIIVKAIDLEPVPGVATYKDQNYSVNHWAAKYIEAATEAGILTGKDAVKQLFGPNDNLTVQELAVVLVKALKLEVPAETNNTATEWAKGYVQAAIDAGLLESGINYQANATRSQVVVAAHATYEANQVPTVASYEVSEAGKVVEFKLSNDEVVKVTLDEALAPNKETEVKFSHNGHDYTHKVTYVTTVAQKVDTVKADNLKEIVVTFDGTVDKASAEQKSNYKIKNVDVDSAKLSSDKTQVTLLLTQSGRSLENKDETTLTISNVKNEDGTVTFNTDVKFTPVDVTAPTVKEVVGLGTKAFKIVFSEPVQAADATLSSNFEINGGTIGGSVTYVYPNTVIVNANLPVGEHTVAVSNVRDYSGLRIAPVDNKFEVAEDTAAPEIVSVETNDLEELTIKFNETIKDIEDIYVNTTSNGASSYDIKDDEVKVYLKDPMNYNENTVYVKGVRDYSDNKADRDAKVTPTLDTIRPTVIKNKVEKKDGDYIVTLTFSEKVRENDAKDLENYVLKNSDGKIADVDWIDSKGHPELAVDVSKLDSDNEVKVNLGNDLDENKEYTLEVSGIGDRAYVKNTMLPQSIKINTANLGDNTLERAWLSDNGNYLYLQFSTDLATSGTGSALVADKYAVVHNGKRYVYEGKVNIYNSDSVRLDARDFADDIVAVVNDTIEVHYVADKEGDIITDGNGSSVLTKTIDAATSQFNIKVGDSEAISTEKVEVKFGAKINSYSRTGFKVNDQTPSSAELSSDKKTLILKFTGSNKLSEAGPYYLDIVEGAASDVFGNKVPVHNNELLKDKIAPKKKDSSVVVGTGSVTDAVYFDFNMTENIRVNNNDAKYSTAFINDLFEVKVGDTKYTVLSVSANGTKLRVEVQGPFTAGERIRIEFKGGKGAITDDIAGDGNSVESFTANTTY comes from the coding sequence ATGAGTAACACGAGCTATTCATTTAAAGAAAACTCTCATATGAAGGATATTCAAGGAGGAGAAAAAAAGGTTATGAAGAAAATTTTATCCGTAGCTTTGTCTACAGCAATGGCATTCTCCATGTTTGCTTCCGTAGCATTCGGTGCTGATGCAAAGCTGACTCCACAACAACAATTTGATGCTTTGAAAGCAGCTGGTATCGTAACTGGATATCCAGATGGAACAGCTGGTCTTGACAAAACAATTACTCGCGCTGAGTTGGCAACGATCATCGTTAAAGCGATCGATCTTGAGCCTGTTCCTGGCGTAGCTACTTACAAAGATCAAAACTACAGTGTTAACCACTGGGCAGCTAAGTACATCGAAGCAGCTACTGAAGCTGGCATCCTGACAGGTAAAGACGCTGTTAAACAACTGTTTGGACCAAACGACAACCTGACAGTTCAAGAATTGGCAGTAGTTTTGGTTAAAGCGTTGAAACTGGAAGTTCCAGCTGAAACTAACAACACTGCAACTGAGTGGGCTAAAGGCTATGTTCAAGCTGCAATTGATGCAGGTCTGCTCGAGTCCGGCATCAACTACCAAGCAAACGCAACTCGTTCGCAAGTAGTTGTAGCTGCTCATGCGACTTACGAAGCTAACCAAGTTCCAACTGTAGCTTCCTACGAAGTATCTGAAGCTGGTAAAGTTGTTGAGTTCAAACTCTCCAACGACGAAGTTGTGAAAGTAACTTTGGACGAAGCTCTTGCGCCTAACAAAGAAACTGAAGTGAAATTCTCTCACAACGGTCATGACTACACTCACAAAGTAACTTATGTTACTACTGTGGCTCAAAAAGTTGATACTGTTAAAGCTGACAACTTGAAAGAAATCGTTGTTACTTTTGACGGTACTGTAGATAAAGCATCTGCAGAACAAAAGAGCAATTATAAAATCAAAAATGTAGATGTTGATTCCGCTAAATTGTCCAGCGACAAAACTCAAGTAACATTGTTGTTGACACAATCTGGCAGAAGCCTTGAGAACAAAGACGAGACTACACTTACAATCTCCAACGTGAAAAACGAAGATGGTACTGTAACGTTTAATACAGATGTTAAGTTCACTCCTGTAGACGTTACTGCACCAACTGTGAAAGAGGTTGTTGGACTAGGTACTAAAGCGTTCAAAATCGTATTTAGTGAGCCAGTTCAAGCAGCTGACGCAACGCTTTCCAGTAACTTCGAAATCAATGGCGGTACTATTGGTGGATCCGTAACTTATGTATACCCTAATACTGTCATTGTGAATGCAAACCTGCCAGTTGGCGAGCATACAGTAGCTGTAAGCAACGTGAGAGATTACTCTGGTCTGAGAATTGCTCCTGTTGACAACAAATTTGAAGTTGCAGAAGACACTGCAGCACCTGAAATCGTATCTGTTGAAACAAATGATTTGGAAGAACTGACAATCAAATTCAACGAAACGATCAAAGACATTGAAGATATTTATGTAAATACTACTTCAAATGGTGCTAGTAGCTATGACATCAAGGACGATGAGGTTAAAGTTTACCTTAAAGATCCTATGAACTACAATGAGAACACTGTTTATGTTAAAGGCGTTAGAGATTACAGCGATAACAAAGCTGACCGCGACGCTAAAGTAACTCCAACACTGGATACAATTCGTCCAACGGTCATCAAAAACAAAGTCGAGAAAAAAGACGGCGACTACATCGTAACGTTGACGTTCAGTGAAAAAGTAAGAGAAAATGATGCTAAAGATCTTGAGAACTATGTTCTGAAAAACAGCGATGGCAAAATTGCTGACGTCGACTGGATCGATAGCAAAGGTCATCCAGAATTAGCTGTTGATGTTTCTAAGCTTGACTCTGACAATGAAGTTAAAGTTAACCTGGGTAACGATCTTGACGAAAACAAAGAGTACACACTCGAAGTTTCTGGTATTGGTGACAGAGCATACGTGAAAAACACAATGCTTCCTCAATCCATCAAAATCAACACTGCCAACCTGGGTGACAACACACTTGAGCGTGCATGGTTGAGCGATAACGGAAATTATCTGTATCTTCAATTCTCTACTGATCTTGCAACAAGCGGTACTGGAAGTGCTCTTGTCGCTGACAAGTACGCTGTAGTTCATAACGGTAAGAGATATGTTTACGAAGGAAAAGTAAATATCTACAACTCCGATAGTGTTCGTCTTGATGCACGTGACTTTGCTGATGATATCGTAGCTGTTGTTAACGATACAATTGAAGTCCACTATGTTGCTGATAAAGAGGGCGATATCATTACAGATGGTAACGGTTCTTCCGTACTGACTAAAACTATTGATGCAGCTACAAGCCAATTCAATATTAAAGTTGGAGACTCCGAAGCTATTTCCACTGAAAAAGTCGAAGTTAAATTCGGCGCTAAAATCAACAGCTACAGCAGAACTGGCTTTAAAGTTAACGACCAAACTCCAAGCAGTGCAGAGTTGAGCAGTGACAAGAAGACGTTGATCCTGAAATTCACAGGTTCCAACAAACTTTCCGAAGCTGGTCCTTACTATCTAGACATTGTTGAGGGTGCTGCTTCTGATGTGTTCGGTAACAAAGTACCTGTACACAACAATGAACTGCTGAAAGACAAAATTGCTCCTAAGAAAAAGGACAGCTCGGTTGTTGTAGGTACTGGTTCTGTAACAGATGCTGTGTACTTTGACTTCAACATGACTGAGAATATCAGAGTGAATAATAATGATGCTAAGTACTCCACTGCGTTTATCAATGATCTGTTCGAAGTTAAAGTTGGCGATACTAAGTACACCGTTCTAAGTGTATCTGCTAATGGAACTAAACTGCGCGTAGAGGTACAAGGACCATTCACTGCTGGTGAAAGAATTCGCATTGAATTCAAAGGTGGTAAAGGTGCTATCACAGACGATATCGCTGGCGATGGAAACAGCGTTGAAAGCTTCACAGCTAACACTACTTATTAA
- the csaB gene encoding polysaccharide pyruvyl transferase CsaB: MVATSSQTIVISGYYGFRNIGDEAVLQSILNALREESEAAGLRIEPVVLSIDPEWTARTYGVKAVHRMKFSEVRDAIKNSSGLISGGGSLLQDATGVKSIPYYLGVVKLAQWLRKPTFIYAQGIGPVNRRMFRPLIASVFRRCEYVSVRDVESSALLRDIGIPKNMIEVVPDPVMGLSLPEANSREDIAVSDFGRAAGSEEGGAASGKRELPVLGVSVRFWNPQRTELMKLAEGLDALLSRMALHIRFLPFHYPSDDEASRFVMNMLSHAEDHGSEISIAPQSETPLEMLGEVSRCDLLIGMRLHSLIYAASQNVPMLGISYDPKIDHFLGRLGSVPVGSSADLDHRIVAAQSERLLSDREGWLASHAAQLEALRREAQLPAKRIVEYLRK, translated from the coding sequence ATGGTCGCCACGTCTTCTCAAACCATAGTTATTTCTGGTTACTACGGTTTTCGGAATATCGGGGACGAAGCCGTGCTGCAATCGATTCTGAACGCTCTTCGGGAAGAGAGCGAGGCGGCAGGGCTTAGGATCGAACCTGTCGTCTTGTCGATCGATCCGGAATGGACGGCGCGGACCTACGGAGTCAAGGCCGTACACCGGATGAAATTTAGTGAAGTAAGGGACGCTATCAAGAATAGCAGCGGCCTTATTAGCGGCGGGGGCAGCCTGCTGCAGGATGCGACAGGGGTAAAGTCGATCCCCTATTATTTGGGTGTCGTCAAGCTGGCGCAGTGGCTGCGGAAGCCGACCTTCATCTATGCTCAAGGGATCGGGCCGGTAAATCGGAGAATGTTCCGCCCTTTGATTGCCTCGGTATTTCGCCGCTGTGAGTACGTCTCTGTCCGCGATGTCGAATCATCGGCATTGCTGCGCGATATTGGCATTCCCAAGAACATGATCGAAGTCGTTCCCGATCCGGTCATGGGGTTATCTCTGCCTGAAGCAAATTCAAGGGAAGACATTGCAGTATCGGACTTCGGTAGGGCAGCGGGAAGCGAAGAAGGAGGAGCCGCCTCCGGCAAGCGAGAGCTTCCGGTTCTCGGCGTCTCCGTCCGTTTCTGGAATCCGCAGCGGACGGAGCTGATGAAGCTGGCTGAAGGCCTGGATGCGCTGCTAAGCAGAATGGCTCTGCACATTCGGTTCCTGCCGTTTCATTACCCAAGTGATGATGAAGCTTCCCGCTTCGTGATGAACATGTTAAGTCATGCTGAGGATCATGGCAGCGAAATCAGCATCGCGCCTCAGAGCGAGACTCCGCTGGAGATGCTGGGGGAAGTGAGCCGGTGTGATTTGCTGATCGGGATGAGGCTTCATAGCCTCATCTATGCGGCTTCACAAAATGTGCCGATGCTGGGCATCTCGTATGATCCCAAAATCGATCATTTCCTCGGCCGGCTTGGCAGTGTTCCTGTGGGGAGCAGCGCTGATCTCGATCATCGCATCGTAGCCGCCCAGAGCGAGCGGCTGCTGTCCGACCGGGAGGGCTGGCTCGCATCGCATGCGGCACAGCTTGAGGCATTACGGCGAGAGGCGCAGCTTCCGGCAAAACGAATCGTGGAATATTTACGAAAGTAA